The genomic interval AGGGCCGCCGAGGCGTCGCCGAGCTGGTGATGGTCGGGGCTGTTGGTGTGCAGGTTGAGAAACGAGTTCATTTCCGCCATCTGGTTGGCGTAATCGGGGTGTTCCAATTCGGACATGTTGAGAGACGGCGTAGGAGAAGACTGGACGTCGTTGGGAGGGAACTTCGTGtgagtctgtgtctgtgtcgtttgcgtctgtgtcgtttgcgtctgtgtcgtttgcgtctgtgtcgtttgtgtctgtgtcgttgtGTTTCACTGCAACTGGTGCTGTATTGGTCTCGTCAATACAATATCGTTTACACTGTGACTAGGTTTGAGGGCGTAGTGGCAGGACTGAGAACGGTGCGCGTTAGCTTGTGGAGGGCGACAGTGATGAGGGCGAGGGGCCGATTTGGGGGCGAGAAAAGACGAGGATGAATCAGTCGGTCGCGTGTAGATGAAGAAAGCCGAGCTGCACTCCGCTGCAAACACTTTTGAATTGAAAGATACTTCTGGGGGAGGACAAGCGAAAAAGCGAAAGCCAGAGTTTGGCGTTCCAGGAAGCGAAACAAAGGGGAGGGGGGTAGAGATATAGACGATgtgaaaaaagagaaatGAAATGGTAAATTGAGAAGAGTAAAAgaaggaagaaaaaaaatgatgaaaaaaaaaaaaaaaaaaccaccaaaCCAGTAGTACGACCAAAACAGGCGCAAAAACAGAAAACAAGGAGAAAAGCCGCGACGGACCACCTGCGCATACCCATTAGTGGAGTCTTGTCTGGTGTCTTTGCACGTCGAACATACTGCCGTTGCACAGCCTTGACTTTGCGCTTCCCACTCTTTTTTGCCTCTTTGAACCCAAGCGCTGCATTAGCTTCACCATCTATCATTGACCCCAAAACGCAAAGCGGAGCGTCCCAAACGAGCCGAAGGCTGAAGGGCGCAAGGGAAGGACAGATGGAGcatggagatggaacatggagatggaacaTGACGATGGaacctctctctctctcgtATAAGTTGGTAGTGTGACCAAAACGAGCAAAAACCGGGGACATGACGGGATGATGCTGCATACGACTTGTCGCACCGGCATCGCTACCAGTAATAGCGAAGCTCTCTCAAGCTCTTGATATAGGGGTCCTGCTAGGTACCGTTGCTTGGCTCATTGGTAGGCACTATAGAAGCGCCGTTTGAGCGTTTGAGCGTTTGGCGTTCGAGCGCTTGGCTTGTGAACGTTTGGGCAAAGAGCGTCCCATGGTGCGTTAGAGCCGTGTATTGGCTATAGATGGTACCGAGAGTGGACTGAGGGAGAGTGGATACGGGTCTTGATGGGGTGGAGCTGAAAGCAACGCTGTGACCACTGGTCGCGTGACTGTCGAGATAGGCATGGCGAGATTTGACATGACCCGGAACTCGATTGCGAGCCCAATGACACCTCCAGCAGAAGTGAGGCCATAGGACAgaaatactgtacacaccATCCCTGACTCGTAGTCATCTCTTGTCACTCGCTTAGACTCGCGCTGCAGCATGCCAGGCAATGTTGGCCGGGTCTAGGTTTGCAGGACTATGGAGCTGTAGAATGAGAGCTTGAGTCGACGGCTCGACGAGGTTAGCGAAATGGAGCTAAGGCAGGTGAGCGATAGATCGGATTGCGGACCTAAGTGTCAGAGCATACGCTACTGCATGCGTGTCAGAATCGCCCGACTTTTCCGATCGGTCTTTTTTGGCGGTCTTTTTTTGGCGGTCCTTTTTCGACGGTCCTTTGTTTCGCAGTCTctcgtcaatctcgtcAATCTAAAACACCTCACAAGACCCCGGTCAAACACAGTCGGgagctgtacaagtgcaagtacgttgtatcgtacaagtacagtacttgcagACGGCTTGGCGGTTACGTACCTATTCTGGAGTAGCAACCGGCTTCGTCGGTTGGTTGGTCCAATACAGCTGTACATATGTTTGCACATGTCGGCTAAGAACGGCTCAAAGGAGCTGTGCTTCTCGCTAAATCGCCGCTGTACGATATGCGCTGCCGCTGGAACCGACTCTACTGTGCGTATCGGTGCCAGTATCGACAGTACAGGCCAAAGTCATTGTCTATCGTCCGTCTACTGCCTACTAGCGAAAGTTTCTTGTCACTCCGGGACAGACAGGTTATTTGTTCGCTCTCGCTTATTAACCAAGACTTGGCAGAGACATAGGTCCGGAGAAAGAGCTCCCCACCGCCGCTTTGCCGCCACCCAAACGCCCCCTCCACTCTCCAGGGCCTGCCCTAAAGACGCACACTGGGGCGCTCCCGCCACACGGCCCCAGCAGCACAGAAGCAGGAACGTGAGTCACAGCCAATCACAGCGTGCAGCAGCGACATGTGTCTTGCACCCCTAGAGTAGTAGACCCAGACCCTCCGGTCTAGGTTTGCCAAACGCTAACCTACAGTAGAGTGGATATAGTGGATGTTGCAGCAGGAGTTGGCCGACGTGATGAcaacaagaaaaacaagTGAGTGACAGACCGAGACGGCAGTTTGCGTGATGGCCGAGGCTGCCTACCAAAAACTATCCCCCAAAACATACCCCGCTCCAGACTTGACACAAGCGACCTACTATACCACCAAGACACACCAAGCCAAGCCAGTGTACGCTTCTTGATGATAACCTTCACCGGCTCATCTTTATCCTCGCTACATCCAATCCAACCCCGGCTGTTTGCACCGTCTCTGGAAATAGCCGGAGAACAAAGAGCCCCATTATCAACTGTTGGCTGACATGTACTCGTGCAACCACGAGCCCGAGTCTACACCGGCAGATCACCTGTTCGTATTCACCGCCTACAGCCCAGACGCACCGTATACGGTCTTGAAGACGCTCTTCACAAAACACCAACTGCTCACCGCGTTTCCACCCGCCCCCCCCTAAAATCTCCGAGTATATCTCCGAAATCAAAACATTGCTGGATTCTTTTGAAAACTCACAGAGGTCTACTCTCCAGCCGGAATTATACACTCGGTAGTTCATTCACACCGTTGGACTAATGCACCCCCATCCGTTTTAGCACGGCAGACTTTGCTTAGCAAGGATTAGTGGTCTGAAGACTTCGCACACTTGAAACTCACCCTTCCCCATGCTCTGTCAATCACTCCCCGAACCCATTGCCCTATAACTCAACTTGCTATGGCGGTCACAAGACCACGGAGCTCGGAGAAAACAAACCCACAGGCTTCCAAAGCCTATAGAAgaccccaagaagatcacctacaagtgcaagtactgtagtccGTTCCAGCAACTCCTGAAGAAGAACTGCATCGAACGCACGCTATTAAACTGCTCATAACGTACGATTCTGAGAAAATCTCTTGTGCCTCATCATTGTTCGCGCACCCTGCAGAGCACTAAACATCATACGGCGGGAGCCCGTAGTTTTTCCGCGATAGTTTACAGGCTCTGCAACTACTGCAATTACCGTGCATCATTTACAATTCTCTCCCCTTGTTCTGACTGTCTAATTTGCTTGCTATCCAACATTTATGTCATGAGCGCGCCTCCGATCTGGCTTTGTTTTCTTACCGCACTCTTATCTCTCATGTCGCAACTGTGGTTGTAGTTACATTTTTGCTCATCGAGATAAGCCTTGAtatagctacaagtacaacacTTTGACGTTATCGTCAGTATTCAACCTATATACCCTTTCCCTAATCATTTACCTGatcctccacctcttcctcctACGACATGCTAACCCAGGCAACGGCATATCCATACACGCCGTCGGCCATCTGAATGATATGATACGAAATGTGATCTCCAAGAGATGCAAGAGATAGCACTCTGGTAGGGAAAGTGTGCACGGGAGAAACCACTCCCCGTGAAACCGCAGGCCCCTTACCGCCTCGTCGGGCCTTCAAAATAGCTGCAAGAATAGCAAACAGCACCATATCAATACCCACATGCACACCTATTGCCCGCAAGAGCAACAGGACTCGCCGCCTCCAGTTTCGGCGCGGTTCGGACGGATCCGCTGGCCGGTACTGCTTCGCCATGTCTGCCATCTCCTCGTTGATGGTTCGCAGAGCCCAGGCCATGTCGCTCTTGAACCTGTCCGACGGAATCGGAGGAGTatgctgctgatgctgatgttggctctggctctggaccAGATTGCTCTGTGGATGCGGCGCAATGGCAGTATGGTGTGATCGCGAGTTGCCTGAGCCATGCGTCAGGTTGGACCCCTGCTGTGCTCGGCTTGATCCGCCCACCCCACTACCATGGGCGCCACCTCCACTGCCAtggctcacgtgactgggAGAAGTGCCAACTTCGGCCCGTCCCAGAGCCGATCGAGAGGGATACTCGACAGCGTCCTCGTaaagctcctcctcggcgcCCTCAGAGTCCGACGCGACgtccttgatctgatcCCACATGTACTCCAGCTCCGCCAGCAGCTCGCGCCCCTCGTGAGTATCTGAGGCGTACGTGTTCATCAGGGAGATGAGGAACGACACGTATCTGCGCTTGGCTTCGGTCTTGGACAgcccctgctgctgtttccaGGCGTcccacttcttctggccAGCCACATCAATCTCCGAATCTCCAACCGGACGGGCCATGACACCCATCACGTCGCCCTCGGTGGCCTGCTTGTACATTCCATAGAGCTGGATGCGCGACTCGATAGGGGGGCGGGGTCGCGAGGAGTATCCTGGCCGTGAGGAGAGTGTCCGGATTGTGTTGATAGCACGGACAAATACCCGGTCTGAGTTAGTATAATGGGGGTGTTGGTGACCAGCTGTCAAAAAGACTGTATGAGAACTGCTGGGCCAGACAGGAGCGAGTGTGCACAGACCACCAACAGTCACTTCCAGCAATGTAGCAACCAATCTCGAACAGGAGTAACGAGAGCGTAGGTCCTAGCGAGTCCATTCAGCGGCAACAGACACTAGCAAGCCTTAGTGCCGCTCTAGCACACGACAGTATCTACGGCAAACGTCCGGAGCATGGTAGCAGCATGAAAGTAAGGGGCAGTTTCCTTGGACACATCCGGTCGGTGCGACAGGGTGGTACGGTCTTCTTTATATGGAATCCCTGCCACGGCCCTTGCCGTCACACCGTCCCTGTCTCTGTAATGTCTGTATCTGTCCAACTCGCCACCAAGCCGATTGAGACATTAATGTAGCTGAGCCGTGAAAATCTCACGTGTGCCAATCCGTTGGGGCTGTTTGTGTGCGTAGTTGGTTGCCTGTTGGACGGCTCCTCTTGGTgttcttctgcttgtgtCTGCCCGTCTCTGTGATCTCGGACCCCACACCTCGCACTACTGACACGAGTACTGGTGACACAAGCAGGTCCATTTCCGCGGTTCAGTTGTTGCCACGTGTCCTCTCCCGTCGTTCCCCTACTCACCAATGGAGTCACTCATGTCGTGTGTAATGCTGAGAGAAGATGTGATCTCGAAATCG from Yarrowia lipolytica chromosome 1F, complete sequence carries:
- a CDS encoding uncharacterized protein (Compare to YALI0F05148g, weakly similar to uniprot|Q9P6D Neurospora crassa NCU01763.1 hypothetical protein), whose protein sequence is MSDSIDRVFVRAINTIRTLSSRPGYSSRPRPPIESRIQLYGMYKQATEGDVMGVMARPVGDSEIDVAGQKKWDAWKQQQGLSKTEAKRRYVSFLISLMNTYASDTHEGRELLAELEYMWDQIKDVASDSEGAEEELYEDAVEYPSRSALGRAEVGTSPSHVSHGSGGGAHGSGVGGSSRAQQGSNLTHGSGNSRSHHTAIAPHPQSNLVQSQSQHQHQQHTPPIPSDRFKSDMAWALRTINEEMADMAKQYRPADPSEPRRNWRRRVLLLLRAIGVHVGIDMVLFAILAAILKARRGGKGPAVSRGVVSPVHTFPTRVLSLASLGDHISYHIIQMADGVYGYAVAWVSMS